One Ghiorsea bivora DNA window includes the following coding sequences:
- a CDS encoding leucyl aminopeptidase encodes MISIQVSLRPQSPVAVHPLLPEQKLTTSAQAITTEQVIANFLASNEHQGKFGSIRSIYMNDGTRVAFVGTGNIDKLNLQKLRSLASKTAQKLNKNNIETADVYLTELEVAGVNLADKVQAIAEGIWLGLYTFDNYQTKEKDKQTKLSSINIVIHGDESKAKQALAAAKAIAAGTIFARNLGNHPGNVCTPEYLGEQASSLAHPKLKTTVMDKAAIEKAGFTALLAVNQGSNKEPRFIIMEYRGADNDDAPIALVGKGLTFDAGGISIKPASQMDEMKFDMCGSAAVLGIFKAVIEMNLPINLLGVIPSTENLLGGAAYKPGDIITTYKGLTIEILNTDAEGRVILSDALAYAAEQKPAEIIDFATLTGACVVALGGQATGLMGTSDAIKQSLITSGQKTHDRVWEMPMFEEYQEQIDSKIADIKNTGGREAGTITAACFLSRFVDDIPWAHLDIAGTAWNMKGTDISPVGGATGAGVRLIVDYLQQKVQ; translated from the coding sequence ATGATTTCAATTCAAGTATCACTACGTCCACAGAGCCCAGTTGCTGTACACCCATTACTGCCTGAGCAGAAACTTACTACCTCAGCTCAAGCTATAACTACCGAGCAGGTTATAGCCAACTTCTTGGCTTCAAATGAGCACCAAGGAAAGTTTGGTTCAATTCGTAGTATTTATATGAATGATGGTACTCGTGTGGCTTTTGTTGGCACAGGCAACATTGACAAACTAAACTTACAAAAGCTTCGTTCTTTAGCATCAAAAACCGCACAAAAACTAAATAAAAACAACATTGAGACTGCTGATGTATACCTCACAGAGCTTGAGGTGGCTGGTGTTAACCTTGCCGATAAAGTACAAGCCATTGCAGAAGGTATCTGGCTGGGTTTATACACATTTGATAACTATCAAACCAAAGAAAAAGATAAACAAACAAAACTTTCATCCATCAACATCGTAATTCATGGTGATGAGAGTAAAGCAAAACAAGCACTTGCGGCGGCTAAAGCCATTGCTGCAGGCACTATCTTTGCTCGTAATTTAGGCAACCACCCAGGCAATGTGTGTACCCCAGAATATTTAGGTGAACAAGCTTCTTCACTAGCCCACCCTAAACTTAAAACCACTGTTATGGACAAAGCTGCCATTGAGAAAGCGGGTTTCACTGCCCTACTTGCAGTCAACCAAGGTTCAAACAAAGAACCTAGGTTTATTATCATGGAATATCGTGGCGCAGATAATGATGATGCACCTATTGCCTTGGTCGGCAAGGGGCTAACCTTTGATGCGGGAGGTATTTCGATTAAACCAGCTAGTCAAATGGATGAAATGAAATTTGATATGTGTGGCTCAGCTGCTGTGCTTGGTATTTTTAAAGCCGTCATTGAAATGAACTTACCTATTAACTTGCTTGGTGTGATTCCATCCACAGAAAACCTACTTGGTGGCGCTGCTTATAAACCTGGAGATATTATTACCACCTACAAAGGTTTGACCATTGAAATCCTCAATACTGATGCTGAAGGCCGTGTTATCCTATCTGATGCATTGGCTTATGCCGCAGAGCAAAAACCTGCGGAAATCATAGACTTTGCCACACTGACAGGTGCATGCGTGGTTGCATTAGGTGGACAGGCCACAGGTTTGATGGGCACATCCGATGCCATTAAACAAAGTCTGATTACATCAGGACAGAAAACCCATGATAGAGTATGGGAAATGCCTATGTTTGAAGAATACCAAGAACAAATTGATTCTAAAATTGCTGACATTAAAAATACTGGTGGGCGTGAAGCAGGCACGATTACAGCCGCATGTTTCTTATCGCGTTTTGTTGATGATATCCCTTGGGCTCACTTGGACATCGCAGGCACAGCTTGGAACATGAAGGGAACTGACATTTCACCTGTTGGAGGTGCAACAGGTGCCGGTGTACGCCTGATTGTTGATTACTTACAGCAAAAGGTGCAATAA
- a CDS encoding transglycosylase SLT domain-containing protein, with protein sequence MSWLKYSLLLLLLVGSIGCAKKPPSNLDNSCSIFKEKSSWYDDANDSFKKWGVPIHVQLAIIHQESRFRAQAKSPKDYLLWFIPWGRKSSAYGYAQVKDATWDWYKEKTGNWHASRDDFADVTDFIGWYGNYTYKTLGVSKWDAYKQYLAYHEGHGGFKRKTYLKKPWLIKVARKVKKRASMYHSQLQRCKDQLGSSSFWPF encoded by the coding sequence ATGTCTTGGTTAAAATATTCCCTACTATTGTTACTGCTCGTGGGCAGCATTGGCTGCGCAAAAAAGCCACCTTCTAACCTTGATAATAGCTGCTCTATTTTTAAAGAAAAAAGCAGCTGGTATGATGATGCTAACGACTCGTTCAAAAAGTGGGGCGTTCCTATTCATGTGCAACTTGCCATTATCCACCAAGAGTCACGCTTTCGCGCCCAAGCCAAATCACCCAAAGATTATTTATTGTGGTTTATCCCTTGGGGGCGCAAGTCTTCGGCTTATGGTTATGCCCAAGTCAAGGATGCAACTTGGGATTGGTACAAAGAAAAAACTGGCAACTGGCACGCCAGCCGTGATGATTTTGCAGATGTGACCGACTTTATCGGTTGGTATGGCAACTACACATATAAAACATTGGGTGTTTCCAAATGGGATGCTTACAAACAGTACCTTGCTTACCATGAGGGTCATGGTGGTTTTAAACGCAAAACCTATTTAAAAAAACCTTGGCTTATCAAAGTCGCCCGCAAAGTAAAAAAGCGAGCAAGTATGTATCATAGTCAACTACAACGCTGTAAAGACCAACTGGGTAGCAGTTCATTTTGGCCGTTTTAA
- a CDS encoding tRNA (cytidine(34)-2'-O)-methyltransferase yields the protein MPSIALYEPKMPANTGNIIRLAANCGFNLHLIEPLGFNFEDKQLRRAGLDYHDLANVKIHSNFSAFLNTVKGNRILALTTKGNSFYHELKYHKDDILLFGSETSGLPAQILDSLPESLKLRLPMQPDSRSLNLSNTVAVVCYESWKQLSFQGGA from the coding sequence ATGCCTAGTATTGCACTATATGAACCAAAAATGCCTGCCAATACAGGCAACATTATCAGGTTAGCTGCAAACTGTGGTTTCAACTTACATTTAATTGAACCTCTAGGATTCAACTTTGAAGACAAGCAGCTTCGACGTGCAGGTTTAGACTACCATGATTTAGCTAATGTGAAAATTCATTCAAATTTCTCTGCGTTCTTAAACACCGTAAAAGGGAATAGAATATTGGCGCTAACTACTAAAGGAAATTCATTCTACCACGAGTTAAAGTACCATAAAGATGACATCCTGCTGTTTGGAAGTGAAACATCAGGCTTACCCGCTCAAATATTAGACAGCTTACCTGAAAGTTTAAAGCTTAGGCTTCCAATGCAACCAGACTCTAGAAGCTTAAACTTATCAAACACAGTAGCCGTAGTCTGTTACGAATCTTGGAAACAACTTAGCTTTCAGGGTGGTGCATAA